A DNA window from Bacteroidota bacterium contains the following coding sequences:
- the ftsY gene encoding signal recognition particle-docking protein FtsY gives MVFKNIFKGKEQSEAKKTDKLEQSLEKTKKGLFSKLGKALVGKSTIDIDFLDELEEILIASDVGVKTTVKIINQLEERVAKDKYLNVKELDLILKDEIKKLLNTYEHINFDSFELPETDGPYVIMVVGVNGVGKTTTIAKLAYQFKKQGKKVMLGAGDTFRAAAIEQIKIWGERVDVPVVSRVMGSDPASVVFDTVQSAKSKDFDVVILDTAGRLHNKANLMNELTKVSRVIKKIIPDAPHENLLVLDASTGQNAIEQAKQFIKATNVNTLAITKLDGTAKGGVVLGVVDQFKVPVKYIGVGEKIEDFQLFDKEKFINSLFGSDIKL, from the coding sequence ATGGTATTTAAAAATATTTTTAAAGGAAAGGAACAATCTGAAGCTAAAAAAACTGACAAGCTTGAACAGAGTTTGGAAAAAACAAAAAAAGGATTATTTTCAAAATTGGGAAAAGCTTTGGTCGGGAAATCAACAATTGATATTGATTTTTTGGATGAATTGGAAGAAATCCTAATTGCATCTGATGTAGGAGTTAAAACAACTGTTAAAATAATTAATCAGCTTGAAGAAAGGGTTGCTAAAGATAAATATTTGAACGTTAAGGAGTTGGATTTAATCTTAAAAGATGAAATTAAAAAGTTGTTAAATACCTATGAGCATATTAATTTTGATTCTTTTGAATTACCTGAAACTGACGGACCTTATGTAATAATGGTTGTTGGAGTAAACGGAGTTGGAAAAACAACAACAATTGCCAAGCTTGCCTATCAGTTTAAAAAACAGGGAAAAAAAGTAATGCTTGGTGCAGGAGACACTTTTAGGGCAGCAGCAATTGAGCAAATAAAAATATGGGGCGAAAGAGTTGATGTGCCTGTTGTTTCACGAGTTATGGGAAGCGATCCTGCCTCTGTTGTTTTTGATACTGTTCAGTCGGCAAAATCCAAAGATTTTGATGTTGTAATTCTTGATACTGCCGGCAGGCTTCACAACAAAGCAAATCTGATGAATGAACTTACTAAGGTAAGTAGGGTTATAAAAAAAATTATTCCTGATGCACCTCATGAAAATTTACTCGTTCTTGATGCTTCCACAGGGCAAAATGCAATTGAACAAGCTAAGCAATTTATAAAAGCTACAAATGTAAATACTCTTGCTATTACCAAACTTGATGGTACTGCTAAAGGTGGTGTGGTACTCGGTGTGGTTGACCAATTTAAAGTACCTGTAAAATATATTGGCGTAGGTGAAAAAATTGAAGATTTTCAACTTTTTGATAAAGAAAAATTTATTAATTCACTTTTTGGTAGTGATATTAAATTATAG
- the rimO gene encoding 30S ribosomal protein S12 methylthiotransferase RimO gives MITNPYKNRRINIVTLGCAKNIYDSEILKSQLSDNSIQAVHNAEIKKNDVVVINTCGFINDAKEESIDSIVYYSEKKKKGEIKELFVIGCLSERYKDELKNEIPDVNEYFGVYELPEILNRFGVNYKKELIGQRPIPDSGHYSYLKISDGCDHKCSFCAIPLIKGKHISQNIEEIIVEAKNLVSKGVKEIILIGQDTTFYGLDKYGKRKLADLMLSLSEIKGLEWLRLQYTYPTNFPLEVLDVIASKANICNYIDIPFQHISDNMLSKMKRGINKKKTLELIKKIRSIIPNVKIRSTFIVGFPEETDEDFDELMDFIREVKFDRLGVFTYSHEEDTYAYKFEDDVTDEIKAERMNLLMAAQQKISLELNLNEVGKTLKVIIERKEGDIFVGRTEFDTPEVDNEVLISSEKELKIGCFYDVKITEAMEYELIGHL, from the coding sequence ATGATTACAAATCCTTATAAAAATAGAAGAATAAACATAGTTACTCTTGGTTGTGCTAAAAATATTTATGATTCTGAAATACTTAAAAGTCAACTAAGCGATAATTCCATTCAAGCTGTTCATAATGCGGAGATAAAAAAAAATGATGTTGTTGTTATCAATACTTGCGGATTTATAAATGATGCAAAAGAAGAATCAATTGACAGCATAGTTTATTATTCTGAGAAAAAGAAAAAAGGTGAAATAAAGGAACTTTTTGTAATAGGTTGTCTTTCGGAGCGATATAAAGATGAACTAAAAAATGAAATTCCTGATGTTAATGAATATTTTGGTGTTTATGAATTGCCTGAAATTCTAAATAGATTTGGTGTTAATTACAAAAAAGAATTAATTGGACAAAGACCAATTCCCGACTCAGGGCATTATTCCTATCTTAAAATTTCGGATGGATGCGACCACAAATGTTCTTTTTGTGCGATACCGCTGATTAAAGGTAAACATATATCTCAAAATATTGAAGAAATAATTGTTGAAGCAAAAAATCTTGTAAGCAAAGGTGTTAAAGAAATTATTTTGATAGGACAGGATACCACTTTTTATGGTTTGGATAAATATGGCAAAAGAAAACTTGCCGATTTGATGCTTTCTCTTTCGGAAATAAAAGGTCTTGAATGGTTAAGATTGCAATATACCTATCCAACAAATTTCCCACTCGAAGTTCTTGATGTGATTGCTTCAAAAGCAAATATTTGCAATTATATTGATATTCCTTTTCAGCATATTTCCGATAATATGTTGAGTAAAATGAAAAGAGGAATTAACAAAAAAAAGACTTTAGAATTAATAAAAAAAATCAGGTCAATTATTCCAAATGTGAAAATACGCTCAACTTTTATTGTTGGTTTTCCGGAAGAAACAGATGAAGATTTTGATGAGTTAATGGATTTTATTCGTGAAGTAAAATTTGATAGGTTAGGTGTTTTTACTTATTCGCATGAAGAAGATACTTATGCTTATAAATTTGAAGATGATGTTACTGATGAAATAAAAGCTGAAAGAATGAATTTGCTAATGGCTGCTCAGCAGAAAATTTCTCTTGAGCTAAATCTTAATGAAGTTGGCAAAACACTTAAGGTAATAATTGAAAGAAAGGAAGGAGATATTTTTGTGGGACGCACTGAATTTGATACTCCTGAGGTGGATAATGAGGTATTAATATCCTCAGAAAAAGAATTAAAAATCGGTTGTTTTTATGATGTGAAAATTACCGAAGCTATGGAATATGAATTAATAGGACATTTATAA